Sequence from the Plasmodium yoelii strain 17X genome assembly, chromosome: 10 genome:
TGTTGATATAATGGATAATTAAGTGATAAAATAGAATCTTTTAATTGTCCTATTGTTCTAGGACCTATAATAGATGATGCAACAAATGGTCTACTATAAACAAAACTTAGACTTAATTGTGATAGTGTCATACCATGTGATCTAGCCAATTTCATGTATTCCGCTGTAGCATCTTGTGCCCATATACATCTATGTGATTTATACAAATTTGGATATTTATTACATGTACCATTTTTAGGTccatatgataaaaaacCATAATCTTCTGGTTTATTGCCTCGTGTTTCATCTAATTCATGATCTAATTGATCATCACCTAATACTGTTTCTGGCCCTACTGTATGATATCTTTCTGGATCTAAATATTTGCCAGTTAATATTCCCCCTGCTAATAAACCATATGGAACTAATGGgacattataattttctctTAATATCATTTCAACTAATCCTGATGATTCTACTTCATTTCTATGTAGCAGATTATATAGATTTTGCACACATACTATTttcatatgttttttttttcgagcTAGATTGCACCATTCATATATTCCCCATGGTGTTTCGTTTGATACTGCTATGTGCCGAATCTTCCCTTTAAGCACAAGTTTTTCAAGAATTTCAAATTGTTCCTCTATTGAAATTGTGGAAGCTTTGCTATTTGTGTCATTACCCGTTTCACGACCCCATATATATGTGTCTTCTCCAATTGTACTATTCGGAACATATCTCTCAGGAACATCAATAGTCAATATGTCAACATAACTTgtattcaaattttttaaaattttatccAATCTTTCCtcaatattataaaatgttGGTTTATCATCTTTTAGGCCATCCATAATCCatgttaaataaaaatctCCATGTGTATTCCTGTCTACGTTTCTTGATGAACACATtcttaaattaataattatattttctctttttttatcttttaaaaataaattcatatttttatttttgctttttttataactatCAGGATCAAAAGGAAATGGATCATATTCacaaatatcaaaaaaatttattccatattcataaaaagccatatttaataaaacatttacATCATCTTTacttataaaattatcattttcatacATGCTTGTCCCTATACATAATTCACTAACACATAAATTGCTTTCTCCCAgttttctatatttaattCCGTATATTAAATctttatgtgtatatattttatgtgttTTAAAACTATTTGAATTGCTTATTCTtaataattcataaaataaatgctTCTTTTTAAAATCGGGGATAggatttgaattttttttcttttcatcttttttattgtgtatattttctaatataGTATTCATTAAATCTTCGCTTCCTACTGTTGGTTTCTCCGAAAATCGAAGTTTATCTATATCTGGTCTTTCTTCATAcaatttttgatttttttcattatcttcTTTTAATAAGAATTCTAcgttttttataaattcaatttttttatctcttTCCTCATTTTCTTTCATTTGATCTTCGTATGCTTTTGTTCCTTTTCCCTGATCTAGATCATCCATTCCAGGTATTATTTCATCATCATTAAATTCTTCAAAGTCTTCATCACTTATTTCTTCAATATCTcgctttttttttgattcatTTTTCTTTGTATCTTTTTTTTGTACCCCTTTTCCTTTTACAGAATCAAAATCTTCGTCTGTTTTTTCGAGAGTAATATTATCTTCactttgttttgtttttcttAAGTTACTAGATTTCTTTCTTTTAGTCCCTTTCAATTTGTTTTTCTCCAATACTTCTTTTGATTTTTCATTTGTTGTATTTGTTTCAtcttcataatttatttcattcaCTATTGtatttttgcttttttttcttttattttttgattgaTCAGTTTTGTTTTCTCCCTCATCACTTTggtcttttttttcatttttatttgtttctgCAGTTTttgctttattttttgttgttGATTTAGTTTTTCTCACAgcttttgtttttatatttcctgatgtttttgttttttttatttttttagtgtcACTTTGTTCATCATCTTCAGTTTGTTCGCTTTCCGAATCTTCCTCATTcgcattattttttttgagatCTAATTTTACAGATTTCCCATTAATACGTTTAATAAGATTATAGGGGGAAAAGACTGATATGTTTTTCCTTTTCTTAACGGTAATAAATTTATCCCTTTgagtttttttaaaataaaatatagtattACGAATAAAGTAGTAGTGAGAATAATTTTTAACAAGACATTTTTTGAatctttttataaaattaacataacttaatttataatttattttggaatttttaaaattatttgtagGGTGCTTTCCTTTTGTGTATACagtattataataatttcttttctttattaaacaaaataaaacctCAAAAAATACCAAAGAATGTAGTAATATTAAGAGGATTTTTCGTTTGGTTTTCATTACTACTTATATCTTATAAAAGAATTTTggcatattgtttttttcggTTTGATTTATTCTTTAGGTATTCACTATtgtatgcatttttttttaatcctATGGGTCTATGTGTGTTAGTTTTCCCTCAATTGCTACATAACTTCATAGTACATATTTTCACCATACATTTATACTATCGAATTAGCTTATTTGCTATGCCAATTCTTATGTTGGTGGGTTATGCTtgttctgttttttttttttcataatttcaTTGTGAAAAAATCAATTTATTAGATCATATTAGATATTAATGTTAACACCCAACtccttttaaatataatttaataaggATACATAATGGAAatgagagaaaaaaaatataatataagcTTATCATTTAAACACATCGAAAATTATGTGTTAAAACTTTACggattttataaaaatttcctttttcattttttttgtattataattatttttcccAACCtgaattaaaaatgtatgcGTTTAAATTTTAAGACCAAACAAGGTGTCGGagtaaaaaaatgaattggAAGAATATGAATGCCgttaatatatcattttcattttaaaaaaaaataataataaataaaataaaactaaaaaaaatataaaagtaaaaaaatataaaaaataaacaatatatgTCAACATACaacaataaatattatgtgATAGTATTAAAATGAAAGATAGTGAAATATAGTCGATCTATGTATATCCCCTCTAATTTAGCATAAAACGAAGCCCCTAAAAAAGAAACAACTAACGTGATTGTAGTCATATTTATcagttttttaaaataccttttttgaataaatcataaaattttgtttattttaatataaattataaaaaattaaagtatTATAtggcatttttttttttttcggaAGTGAAAAACATTTCGCATAAAATAAGAAATATAccaaagaaatatatatatacaacatgttgaataaaaaaaaaatgaagaagagACAAAGACCCAAAGATTTTAATTCTCTAGATTGtagtaaaaaaattgaaaacataagtgaagaagaaaaaaaatatatttacccAAGTATTCCAAATTCGCCTATAATTTTCcacaatgataatataatatatggaTTAGGAAAaagtttaattatttttaacataaaagaaaataaatatataaaaaaaattgaagaaCATGAAAGTGTTATAAGATCTTTAGATGTAAACGAAAATAGTAAATATTTCTTAACAACAGGAGATGATAAAATAATCATAATTTATGATGAAAATTGGAATGTACGTTATAAAATTGTACACAAAAAGAAAATTGTTAAGGCATATTTCTTGAAATGTGGGGAtgaaaaaatcgaaaaaaatgaaatattatttattgacAAATATGGAGATGTATATTTGTGTAACACCCAATTGTTATTGAAAGATGGTGGTCttaaagataataatttaagtGAAAGCAATACAAATAACGATCAAAATtgtaaaaaggaaaataatgATACATCATCAGAGGGAAGTATAACGATAAAATTGAATTACTTAATTGATTCTTTGAATGATATTGAAATAAAAGATgaagatttattttttatgaaagaTTTTGAACATATTTTGGAAAATAATTACGATAATTCAGATGGATcatataatattgaaaatgaaATTGATATGAAagagaataaaaatagtgaAGAAAAATTAGACgaacaaaatgataataataaaattaatatattcaatggtcatgaaaataaaataaataaaataaaagaaaagttAGAAAAACATTATGAAGAATGTTTTAATAATCATCATTATTTACACCCAATCATAACTTGCAGTTCTGGAGTTGTATCtttatattatgataataattttttaataataggAGATAGAgatgaaaaaataagaatactaaaaaataaagatttgaataaaatatataatttttatttaaatcataAACTTTTTATTACTTCTCTTGcattaataaatgaaaaaatattttgttcgTCAGGAGCAGAttcatatctatatttatggaatattaaaacaaaagaaataATAGACTCATTATATATTGATTATAACTTTTTATCCAAATATATCGaactaaaattattttttaataactctaataatatagataaatataattttatagtaGGTATGTtgatttttaataaaaaaacatcaTCCATATATATGTCTATAGAAAACATTAAAGGAATATTAGTTATACCATTAAATATAAGCAGCACGGATAAAGAACatgttaaaattaataaagataaaattaaattttaccTTTTAAAGGATTACCCGTTATCTTTTCTttttacaaataataatgataataataataattcgtTATTTTACGTTGGTCGAAGTAACGGAAATTTAAATCAAATTATCgtaaatgaagaaaatgaatttaaTAGTGATCCTACGGTCTTTCCTCATTCTTTCTTTACCGAGGGAGAACAAATTGGTGAGTTTTAAATGCATGTGTTTATTCATGCAaattcttatatattttatgtatattattttattatcattttctattttgttaatttgcAGACATTGGACTAATAAATCACTGGAAGCACACCGTAGAagataatttttaattataacaaagttaaatatatcataaaattttgTTGATTTGTCTTTTtcttatttaaattaattcatcaccttactatttttaatttgtttcgCTTCTTTTAACTCAACTTATTTCATTTTGTcgaatttaattaatttatttattttcacatGGTCAGTTAAATGCAAGCATGtgctatttatttttgttttcataaatatattttattattcctcATTTTTATTGATAATTAAGCTTTTTGAAATACATCTTATGCAAGGTATATTCACAACACATATATGACcatgtataaattttttttgaatatttcaaattagtttttatatttgtgctCATAATTCTTGTATAAGTATTCTTATACATCTTTGTTGAGCAAAatggaatatataaataaacaatGGATGTATAAAATGATGCGCACAAATTTGACGGATGACTTACAACATATGTTATATATCCATAAACCAGTTATAAGATGCATGTTTTCAAATGACAAGTCACGATGTTACCatttaaacaaattataaataaaccATTTTGAATGTTACATTAGCATTCttctaattttattttttcttaaatatattttttcaattttttatattttgaatgTTAGCTTgatactattttattattattattttttatatctgatttaaaaaaatatgaataagaatacataaattttactgtttaataaaataaattcgGGACATGCCAGAAAAGTAATTTGAAATTTGTTCAcctttaaatattataatattgatatttttaaatacattAATAGTTTTACgactataaataataataaatatttttttttgttttaaaatataaatagatGACGCGAGCAAATGGTACATgcttttataaatatcatacatatttaataaaaggTTATACTAAATAAAAACTTAAAAGTAACATCATTGAAACATATAAGTATAATGCGGGCTagatgaacaaaataaaatagcagcatcaatttatttaattatattaaataaataaataaatatatataccctGTTTGTACCACATAATCAGCACCAGGATTTACGATAATAGCTGAACATTTAGTAGCAACAAAAATAGCATTCGAAATAACGACATTAAATTGGTAAATATCaaattatttgttttcaATATTGATagtattaaaatataatggaTAATGGATACAGAACAAagtaaaaatgtaaataaaaaggaatatGAAAAAACATATTGGGAAACATTGGGAAACCCTAAGTATGTTTTAGCGCCTATGGTTGATTTAAGTGAATTACCTTTTCGATTACTTTGCCGAAATTATAACTGTGATCTTGCATTTACCCCAATGTTACATTCCAAAAATTTTGTTGAACATAGTAAATATAGAATAggttattttaaaaaatgtgatCAAGATAAACCATTAATAGCTCAATTTTGTGGAAATGATCCATCAACAATTTTAAAAGCCATTGATTATATTAAAGATGACGTAAATGGTGTTGATATAAATTTAGGTTGTCCTCAACAGATAGCAAAAAAAGGGAACTATGGAGcatttttattacataaaCATGATGAAGTTGTTAATTTAATATCTGATATTACTAATAATTGTAATGTTCCTATTAGTTGTAAAATACGGAAAATAGATAATGATTATCAAAAAACTTTAAATTTATGTTACGATTTACAAAGTCGGAATGTAAAAATGATTACTGTACATGGGAGaacaaaagaagaaaaaggTGTAAATATTAAAGAGTGTGAttatgaaattataaaaataattaaagaaCGATTAAATATTCCTATAATAGCTAATGGTTCTATTGAACATTTTGAAGACATAgaaaaatgtttaaattatacaaaaacagATGCAGTGATGTGTGCGgaaatattattagaaaaaccaagttttttttcaaataaaaatattaatactgTAGATTTAGTTAATGAATATTATGatctatttttaaaatatgaaacaaatacaaaatatttgaagagtcatttatttaaaatgttatataaatattttaccGTACATACTGATTTAAGAgacttattaaataattgtcATTCAATAAATGATTATTTAAGTTTTCGAGATTTGTTAAACCAAAAAAGAAACGAAAATTCTTTAGTTGAATCTCCTCATAGTTGGTATAGAAGATACAGAAAAAATTAGTGATTAATATTGgatatattttgaatatttagtaatatatataaatttacaaTTCAGATGGTAATATATTTGGATCATTCTTATTACCCtaacaaatttttaattgaagaaaaactttttatttgtttatcattgttaaaaaataaaactccttttttgctttttattAGGAATGAAACATCTATTATATTAAGCAAacatttaataattattttatcaattcgtttattaattaatttacaATTTGTTTAATATTGTCTTGttcattttaaaattttttaagttaaaaaaaataataaataaaaaagctAAAACAAATAATGCATTGCTCATT
This genomic interval carries:
- a CDS encoding WD repeat-containing protein, putative, yielding MLNKKKMKKRQRPKDFNSLDCSKKIENISEEEKKYIYPSIPNSPIIFHNDNIIYGLGKSLIIFNIKENKYIKKIEEHESVIRSLDVNENSKYFLTTGDDKIIIIYDENWNVRYKIVHKKKIVKAYFLKCGDEKIEKNEILFIDKYGDVYLCNTQLLLKDGGLKDNNLSESNTNNDQNCKKENNDTSSEGSITIKLNYLIDSLNDIEIKDEDLFFMKDFEHILENNYDNSDGSYNIENEIDMKENKNSEEKLDEQNDNNKINIFNGHENKINKIKEKLEKHYEECFNNHHYLHPIITCSSGVVSLYYDNNFLIIGDRDEKIRILKNKDLNKIYNFYLNHKLFITSLALINEKIFCSSGADSYLYLWNIKTKEIIDSLYIDYNFLSKYIELKLFFNNSNNIDKYNFIVGMLIFNKKTSSIYMSIENIKGILVIPLNISSTDKEHVKINKDKIKFYLLKDYPLSFLFTNNNDNNNNSLFYVGRSNGNLNQIIVNEENEFNSDPTVFPHSFFTEGEQIDIGLINHWKHTVEDNF
- a CDS encoding aldo-keto reductase, putative, producing the protein MKTKRKILLILLHSLVFFEVLFCLIKKRNYYNTVYTKGKHPTNNFKNSKINYKLSYVNFIKRFKKCLVKNYSHYYFIRNTIFYFKKTQRDKFITVKKRKNISVFSPYNLIKRINGKSVKLDLKKNNANEEDSESEQTEDDEQSDTKKIKKTKTSGNIKTKAVRKTKSTTKNKAKTAETNKNEKKDQSDEGENKTDQSKNKRKKSKNTIVNEINYEDETNTTNEKSKEVLEKNKLKGTKRKKSSNLRKTKQSEDNITLEKTDEDFDSVKGKGVQKKDTKKNESKKKRDIEEISDEDFEEFNDDEIIPGMDDLDQGKGTKAYEDQMKENEERDKKIEFIKNVEFLLKEDNEKNQKLYEERPDIDKLRFSEKPTVGSEDLMNTILENIHNKKDEKKKNSNPIPDFKKKHLFYELLRISNSNSFKTHKIYTHKDLIYGIKYRKLGESNLCVSELCIGTSMYENDNFISKDDVNVLLNMAFYEYGINFFDICEYDPFPFDPDSYKKSKNKNMNLFLKDKKRENIIINLRMCSSRNVDRNTHGDFYLTWIMDGLKDDKPTFYNIEERLDKILKNLNTSYVDILTIDVPERYVPNSTIGEDTYIWGRETGNDTNSKASTISIEEQFEILEKLVLKGKIRHIAVSNETPWGIYEWCNLARKKKHMKIVCVQNLYNLLHRNEVESSGLVEMILRENYNVPLVPYGLLAGGILTGKYLDPERYHTVGPETVLGDDQLDHELDETRGNKPEDYGFLSYGPKNGTCNKYPNLYKSHRCIWAQDATAEYMKLARSHGMTLSQLSLSFVYSRPFVASSIIGPRTIGQLKDSILSLNYPLYQHTQHDLHEIFLRYRGCTMDGNIILNSLEDPNKTSQNVFYKSANIPILSGGTHWDNYPLPFLPKRYEYTDLKEEHDRIKSTFGLNDEPGDFNFINSRIWIEREEKKGEYFALKESNIFKWNKLKIYKGVLTKLNEKEKLIYDTNDFHFYYKNNTVYIVPTDEEMEKFYQNKNKIKKILTQTINDTQELYQYQEQLGKDFPDIFNNLDIDLIYKQLINRHNINPLDKKQLEEIYNYIKLTPEEKKTEDFWYIYQYNPFDNSFGFRTGSEP